One window from the genome of Desulforamulus ruminis DSM 2154 encodes:
- a CDS encoding M24 family metallopeptidase, translating to MSVLKQRIVRAQQLLSDHGLAAVVATSPRNLFYFSGIWLDSNERLQAVIIPQKGVPVIIAHEMFREEVRPVQGMEQQFWADGEDAIALLGQALPRGAEPISVDSHWPSGHFIQLMKIHPQLSYVDSTNIIETLRSVKDAAEIALLQESGQAVDRVMEKLMRWIKTGLTELEVVREVKRLFREEGIYDLSFEPIVAAGGNAALPHHQPDQTVLKTGDTVVLDIGGVKNHYCSDMTRTVVLGEASAEISEVYRVVQRAQEATVKAIQPGRPMQEIDQVARGIICQAGYGPCFTHRTGHGIGLEVHEEPYLAPGNRKVLEAGMVVSVEPGIYLPGKFGIRVEDIVVVTANGAIRLNQVTRQLVCVKE from the coding sequence TTGAGTGTTTTAAAACAAAGGATTGTCCGGGCTCAGCAACTGCTGTCAGACCACGGGCTGGCGGCGGTGGTAGCCACTTCTCCCAGAAACCTGTTTTACTTTAGCGGCATTTGGCTGGATTCCAACGAAAGGCTGCAGGCCGTAATCATTCCCCAAAAGGGGGTGCCGGTCATCATTGCCCATGAAATGTTTAGGGAGGAGGTCCGGCCGGTTCAAGGGATGGAGCAACAATTCTGGGCGGACGGCGAGGACGCCATTGCCTTGCTGGGTCAAGCCTTACCCCGGGGAGCGGAACCAATATCCGTGGACAGCCACTGGCCCAGCGGCCACTTCATTCAGTTGATGAAAATCCATCCGCAGCTTTCTTATGTTGATAGCACCAATATTATTGAAACTCTCCGGTCCGTCAAAGATGCTGCTGAAATTGCCTTGTTGCAGGAATCCGGGCAGGCTGTTGACCGGGTGATGGAGAAGCTGATGCGCTGGATCAAGACGGGCCTCACAGAGTTGGAGGTAGTCCGGGAGGTAAAAAGATTATTTCGAGAGGAGGGAATCTACGACCTGTCTTTTGAGCCCATTGTGGCCGCCGGCGGCAACGCGGCACTGCCTCATCACCAACCGGACCAGACCGTGCTGAAGACTGGCGACACCGTGGTGCTGGATATCGGGGGCGTCAAAAATCATTATTGCTCGGATATGACCCGTACGGTTGTTCTTGGTGAGGCCAGTGCGGAAATTAGCGAAGTCTACCGGGTAGTACAGCGGGCCCAGGAAGCAACCGTAAAGGCTATTCAACCGGGCCGGCCCATGCAGGAGATCGATCAGGTGGCCCGGGGGATTATCTGCCAAGCGGGCTACGGGCCCTGCTTTACCCATCGTACCGGGCACGGGATTGGCTTGGAAGTACACGAAGAGCCCTATCTGGCGCCCGGAAACCGGAAGGTGCTGGAGGCGGGTATGGTGGTTAGTGTAGAGCCTGGAATTTATCTGCCCGGAAAATTTGGCATTCGAGTAGAGGACATTGTGGTTGTTACTGCCAATGGAGCCATAAGGCTCAATCAGGTAACCCGCCAACTGGTTTGTGTTAAAGAATGA
- a CDS encoding cupin domain-containing protein yields the protein MEIVTIKDAAAETGLNTDAILKTLFKQQEGTKFGTVVIPPGVRIPREGTGVHGSDEYSLVLKGTVTVMSGGKEYQVTSGQATLIPAGEAHWSMNRGSEDCEIVWVLI from the coding sequence GTGGAAATTGTAACCATTAAAGACGCAGCGGCGGAAACAGGCCTAAATACCGACGCCATTCTCAAGACTTTATTTAAACAGCAAGAGGGAACAAAATTTGGCACCGTGGTGATTCCGCCCGGTGTCAGAATTCCCCGGGAGGGAACCGGCGTCCACGGTTCCGATGAATATTCCTTGGTACTAAAAGGTACTGTTACGGTGATGAGCGGCGGCAAAGAATATCAGGTAACCAGCGGCCAGGCAACCTTGATTCCCGCGGGGGAAGCACACTGGAGCATGAATCGGGGCAGTGAAGATTGCGAGATCGTATGGGTGCTGATATAG
- a CDS encoding hydantoinase B/oxoprolinase family protein, whose translation MSQTVNEPIDTFALDIVKDSLIAIGEEMFYALARTSMSPIIYEVLDYASGLTDVKGQLLTQGNGATGFIGLLTFMVKETIAKFGPEGLKPGDIIIINDPYVGGGSHLSDVGLVLPIFYQGELVAFSANKAHWTEVGGKDPGSWTTDSTEIFQEGLQFPCVKIYDEGRLNQALVDIIAANVRFPDLSLGDMWAQIAGLRTGERRFIELCDKYGKEMVMASIDRLLDNGEKMTRKQLAQLPKGTYEVVDYIDDDGLGNGPLKVQVKVTITDEKFICDFRGSHPQVLGPVNCSYAALVSAVRIVFMAITNPSQDVNDGIFRPLEVISDQGSIFSCQRPAAVSTYWETMLYGADLIWQALAPVLPHRLTAGHLLSVCGLVLSGTHPDTRDPFLIVEPTAGGWGAGQGKDGEAGQFCLGDGETFNVPVEVAETSYGVMVDEYSFRADGAGAGEYRGGSGCIRAYRALTDNQFITATFGRHKYLPWGFNGGKAGSENSFSIIKAGGEKAGPFGKYARFPLHKNDVARLVTATGGGYGDPFQRPAEKVALDVKNEFITLEQAKEDYGVLLHPETLEIEGFTEERQQKEKNRGNCNH comes from the coding sequence ATGAGTCAAACCGTAAATGAACCCATTGACACCTTTGCGCTGGATATTGTCAAGGACTCGCTGATTGCCATCGGCGAAGAAATGTTTTACGCCTTGGCCCGCACCTCCATGAGTCCCATTATTTATGAAGTATTGGACTATGCCAGCGGACTGACGGACGTTAAGGGGCAACTGCTGACCCAGGGCAACGGGGCCACCGGCTTTATCGGGCTGCTGACCTTTATGGTCAAAGAGACCATTGCCAAGTTTGGTCCGGAAGGGCTCAAACCCGGAGATATTATCATCATTAATGATCCCTATGTGGGGGGCGGGTCCCACCTTTCGGACGTGGGTCTGGTATTGCCCATATTCTATCAGGGGGAACTGGTGGCTTTTTCGGCTAATAAAGCCCACTGGACCGAGGTGGGGGGCAAGGACCCCGGTTCCTGGACCACCGATTCCACCGAGATTTTCCAGGAAGGCCTGCAATTCCCCTGCGTCAAGATTTACGATGAGGGCAGATTGAACCAGGCCCTGGTGGATATTATCGCGGCCAATGTACGCTTCCCGGATCTCTCCCTGGGGGACATGTGGGCCCAGATTGCCGGACTGCGCACCGGTGAAAGACGTTTTATCGAGCTTTGCGATAAATACGGCAAGGAGATGGTCATGGCTTCCATTGATCGCCTGCTGGATAACGGCGAGAAAATGACCCGCAAACAACTGGCCCAACTGCCCAAAGGGACCTATGAGGTGGTTGACTATATTGACGACGACGGCCTGGGCAACGGACCGTTAAAAGTCCAGGTCAAGGTTACCATTACCGACGAAAAATTTATTTGTGATTTTCGCGGCAGTCACCCCCAGGTGCTGGGACCGGTCAACTGCTCCTATGCCGCCCTGGTTTCCGCCGTACGGATTGTTTTTATGGCCATTACCAATCCTTCCCAGGATGTCAATGACGGCATTTTCCGTCCCCTGGAGGTTATTTCCGATCAAGGGTCCATTTTTTCCTGCCAGCGGCCGGCGGCAGTCTCTACCTATTGGGAGACCATGCTGTACGGTGCGGACTTAATCTGGCAGGCCCTGGCGCCGGTGCTGCCGCACCGGCTCACCGCAGGTCACCTGCTTTCGGTATGCGGGCTGGTGCTTTCGGGTACACACCCGGATACCCGGGACCCCTTCTTAATTGTGGAGCCCACTGCCGGCGGTTGGGGTGCCGGTCAGGGCAAGGACGGAGAGGCCGGTCAGTTTTGTTTGGGTGACGGCGAAACCTTTAACGTGCCCGTGGAAGTGGCCGAAACCAGCTACGGCGTCATGGTGGACGAATACAGCTTCCGGGCCGACGGGGCCGGGGCGGGAGAATACCGGGGGGGCTCCGGATGCATCCGCGCTTACCGGGCTTTAACGGACAATCAGTTTATTACGGCTACCTTTGGACGGCATAAATACCTGCCCTGGGGCTTTAACGGGGGAAAAGCGGGATCGGAGAATTCCTTCAGCATTATCAAAGCCGGCGGCGAAAAGGCCGGTCCCTTTGGCAAATACGCCCGCTTTCCGCTCCATAAAAACGATGTGGCCCGGCTGGTAACCGCCACCGGCGGCGGCTACGGGGATCCCTTCCAACGACCGGCCGAAAAGGTGGCCCTGGATGTAAAAAATGAGTTTATTACCCTGGAGCAGGCCAAAGAGGACTACGGTGTTTTGCTCCATCCCGAAACCTTGGAGATAGAAGGATTTACCGAAGAGAGACAGCAAAAGGAGAAAAACCGTGGAAATTGTAACCATTAA